In the Callospermophilus lateralis isolate mCalLat2 chromosome 19, mCalLat2.hap1, whole genome shotgun sequence genome, CCACTCACCCAGCGTGCATGAACATGTAAGTGAGGAAGCGCCAGGCGCGAGCGCGGTGCCCAGGGTGGTACACCAGGGGGCTCTTCATGTACTCGGGGTGGTAGGTCTGCAGCACCCACTTGTTGAGGCGTGCCCCATAGCACAGGAACACGATGATCTGGGGACAGGAGTGTTAGGGCTGGGTAGGGCAGGGCCGTGGGAAGCTCCTAGGGCAGCAGGTGGGCAGGCCCACCTGGGTGAGGGTGACTGAGGCCATAAACACAGGGGGCGGGCAGCTGCGGTGCCGGTAGAAGTACCAGCGGCGGTCTACTTCACAGGGCAGTATCTCATAGGCTACGTAGCGCACAAACCGCTTGTAGACACCTAGGCCAGGCTCATCCAGCAGCCCATCTCGGGGCAGTGACCGCTGTCCATTAGCGATGGCCCTCTTGAAGCTGCTGGAGCGCTTGCTGCTGATCTGGGGGACAGGGACATTAGCATGGGCTGTAGTGTCATCCCCCACAGCACCCTGCCCTTTAGGTTGCCCACAGGGTCTGAGGCCCTGCACTGCCCCAATCTATGAGCCTTCCCCAGGAAGAAGCCACCTGCCTACCCTGCTCTGGCCAGGGCAATGTGTTTGGGCCACCCCCCTGCTGCCCACCCACCGTGGCACTGACCAGGTCCACCAGTTCCTGGTAGCAGACCTGACCCCGCTCGTTGCTCTGGGCCAGGGCCACCAGCATGTCCAACTTGGCCGGGTCCAGGGGCAGCTCATGGCTGTGCACCAGCCCAGCGAAGGTGTCCGCACCGATGAAGCCTGTGTTCTCAGGGTCCAGCTGCTGTGGTGGGGGAGCCGTCGACCAAGGCTTGAGGGCGCGCCCACCCGGACCATGGGGCTGAGCCGGGCTGCCTAAGAGCAGCAGGCTGGTTCCTGGGACCTGGCTTGTTCCCAGGTCCTTCCAGGGCACGATGCCCGGGTCCCCAGGGCTCCCCCCCACCTTATTTCCACCCTCCCCGTCCTGGGAGGGAGGGCCCGAGTCAGAAGACGAGACCACCCTCTCACCGCTCTGTTTTCCTTGGAAGCTCAGGCATAGGGGCCAAGGGGCACGCGGAGAGGGGGCTTGGGTGGCGGGTGTCCGGCGGGGCTGTCTGGAAGCGCGGTCCCTCCCCCAGCCCGGCGCCGCAGCGGGAGGATCGTTTCGGGGGGCGGTGCCGGCCCCCACCCCACGCACCTGCTCCTGGATGAGCTGCAGCAGCGAGCTCCTGTCCATAGAGCCGGGCCGGGCAACGGGCCGGGGTCGGCCGAGGCCGGGAGGGGCTGCTCTGCGGACGACTCCGCTCCGCCCCTGCCGGCCCACTCCGCCTGCTCCGCTCGGCGCGCGCCGCGCTCAAGTCGCGTCACGGAACCGCCCGCCCCACGCACACGCCGCCACGAAACGCGCGCCCCTCGCACACGGACGCGCCGCCCCGGATGCACGCCCTGGGTAGGAACCGGCCTCCTCCAAGCGGATGGTTCCGATGCAGGCACTGTGTGCGCCCTCCGGGCAGCTGAAGCTCCTTCTGCTAAGTTCAAACAGCGATTCAGTCAAGGTGCAGTTTCTAAAACTCCGCCCAATCAAGACCTTCAGCTTTCCTTTGCAGCCTTCTGGGGCTCAAGATTCAGCATGGGCCTCCCTTCCTCCAAAAAGCTTCTCCTGACCGCTAGGCTTCCTGACTCCCGAAGTTGTGACCCTGCGCTCCCGTCGCTGGGATGGAAGTTCCTGAAGTGCATCTATCCAGCAGCAGGTGACTCCTGTTCCTCTCCCCAGTGTCACTGCAAGGAAACCTCATAGCCCCAGGCGGGTAGCAGAGGTGGGAAAAGTCCTGCCACAGCTGCTCCTGTTCAGACGACCAAACAACCTATTTGCATctcccgccccccaccccagggGCCTGGAGGAGTGTGGGAGAATCAGGGCATCAGGGCCTCCCAACCGGGAAGCCCCAGACAGGATAACAGGGGGCATCCACATGACAGCAGTCTTCAAGGGCAGGGCTGCAGCTGGGAGAAGAGCAGCTGCTCCTGGGGAGAGCAACTAAACCCTTCTAATGATGGAGGTGATGGGTAAAGAGGACATGAAGCGATGGCAACCGGCCAAGGGCCGAAGTTGCCCACTACTGCAGATACAATGGAGCTATTACTTCAGGCCACTGGGCCTCAGGGGACATTGTGAGCTAGAAATAGCATCTCCTGTCCAGCCTCAAAGCCAGTGGAACTAAGTTGGCAGAGAGGTGGGGGACATCAGGGTCCAGCTTGAGACCCTCAAATCAGGCATTTCTGTGGAGCAGGCAGCACACAGGTTCACTGGGACACCCACTTGCTACTCCTTAAAGGCAGATGAGGAAGAGGGGCTCAGGTTGGGGAAGCCATGCTGTGGTTGAAGGCCCTACTCATCTCAAGCCAGAGCTCCCTCTGTCCACGTTTGTGGTGGGTTGTTACAGCAGCTGGGTCACAAGCAGCTCAGGTACTCAATGCAGCTCAGCCAGGCTGACTGAGTAGAAAGGTTTGGGGAGGCAGTGTTGGGGGCCcaaggaaagggagggagcacAGAGAATGCATGTCAGTGGACATTAAGGCTCTTGGACCACAGGTTACCCAAAACTGGACTTTCCACATTGGCCTGAGGTCACATGATGGGGACTTAGGGATGGAAGGGAGGTGAGGGGGTCCAGTGACACAATCACACCAAGACAAAGAACATACTTTAGACTGATTCAAGAAAAGCAGTCTCCAGAGACTGAGAtcccacagaggaaaaaaaaaaagtgaggtttAATCAGGAAACTCAACCTCATGTCTTCTGCCACAGACAAGGCTTCAAACTGGATGGGAAGGTGGGGTTGCACAACAGCCTAGCCACTTACTGGCCCCTGCATACCCATTGACACCAGAAGCAAGGGAGAGCCCTAAGAATTCTGGGTCTAGGGTCAATGGTCACCTTACCCAATACCCACAAAGGTGAGGAAAGGGCCTCCACCAGGAACATCTACCATGGAGCCCTCAGGCCAGGCAGTGGAGCTTCTGGGTCACAAGCCCAGGTTCTCAGCACAGCTCAGCCAGGCAGACTGGGTAGAGCTTTCGTGAGGCAGTGCTGGGGGAATACCCAGCCCTGAAGAGGGGCCTGAGGAAAGGGCAGGGGATGCAGGGGCACCACAGCAGTGCCCCAGGGGCTCATTGTCATGCTGTGAGGCTGAAAGCCTGCACCAGGCTGCCCCTGTGGGGCCCCACTAGGTCAGGAGAGGAGGCTGAGAGGCATCATCTGCTCTTCACCAGGATTCTATAGAGTGAGAAGCTGAGGACTGCAGCCACGGTGGCCCCAACAGCCACCAGCATTCCCCGGAGCCAGGTGGAGGTGGGGCGCAGCTCTGTGTGCACCAGGTGTCTGTGAGGGAAGATGGGTACTTAGGGTGCATATCCCCTCACTGTGTCCCAGGCCACTGGCAGAAGCTAGGCCTGGAGGGCTACACCAAGAACAGCTCTCAGTGCCACAGAACCCCTCCACAGCCCCCATGCAGCACAGCCAGGTGATCAGCACCCTTAGAGCCCTGGTATGAGGCAGGCCACCCTCCTCCCAAGGCCTTGGTGCAAGCACCCACGGAAAGGCAGCCATGGTGGCCAGTTGAGTGAAGATATCAGTGCTGGGCTGGGCCAAGCCGCTGCAGGAGAATGGGGTGGGGGCAGGCAGCCGGTGCCTGCGACAGAACTCCCCAGGTGACAGGCCTGGCGGGGTGACACCTGCAGGCAGGTCAGCCTTGGACGACACAAAGAGGCAAGGGGTCTGGCCATCCATGTAATGGCGCtgtgggaggaggggctgtgtgagaCAGGGCCCACCAGCCACCTGCCCCAGAGCTGTCCTCCACCTGCAGGGCTCCCAGTGTCACCCTGCCTTGTACACGGTGGCGCAGAATGCAAAGGATGCAGGATCACTGCCATCAAACATCAGGCAGGCAACATCACAGGCGGTGTCCAGGGAAGTGGCCAGCATGCTGTCCATATCCACCTCACATAGCTGGAACAGATGGGGCTCTGAGGGGTGTTCTTAGGAATTGGCCTCCCCAAGGGCCACCCTGTGACAAATCTACCAGGTGGCATGGGCACATGGGTATCTCACTCCCAGCACTCACAATCAGGTACTTCTCTTGTCCGCTGACCAGCACTGTATTGATGACATGGATGGGAGCCTCCCCAGAACATGCCCTGGTGTCCTGGTGTCATAGGGACAAAGAGAGCTTATGCTTCCTGGTCCCGCACTCCCCAAAGTGTCCTCTCCTGCCCCTGGGTCCCCAGGTGGGGACTGGGGTCTCTGCAGATGCTTACCCTCAGGCTGTGGCCAAGAAAGGCCTGCAAGAAGGAAGACTTGCCCACTCCTCGGGCCCCTACCACCTTGCACATGAGGACATTCCGCTGGGTCTGCCCCTTCTCCTGATCCAGCCTCTTCTCACGAGTGACTGTGAGCAGAGACTCAGGTGAAGGAAAATGCTGGGGAGAGGCTGGACCCAGGGCCTGGTGAGGGTAGGTGCCCACCTGTGATGGCCTGTGCCTGGGAGTCCTGCTCACAGAGGGTGGGGTAGCCTAGGTAGCCAAGGTGCTCGAGGCAGCGCTGGACATCCAGGTAGGTCACTAGGCTGGAGGCACGAGGCACAGCGTCAGTGAGGAAGGCAgcagggggtgggggcaggggtaGAAGGGATGTGCTCACGtccactggcagaggaaaccatgcAGGGGTAGCCGGCTGGTGTCAGTGCGGACAGTGCGTGGGAGTTCAGGGCCCCAGGGGGCCACTGGGAACACACTGAAGAGGTTTTGCAGCTCCAAGGGTGAGAGGGCACCATCATGGTCCTGTGGGCAGAAGGGCCATAGTCACAAGTGCTGGGGAACGGCAAGGGCTGACCAGGGTGGTAGCACTCACCTGGTCATGCTTCTCAAACACCTGCTGCAGAAACTGGTAGCCGCGGTGGTTAAGCTCAGTGCTGCAACCAGGGGGTACATGGAGCCTGCAGGGATGTATGGGACATCTAGCTCCCAGGGGATCCTGTGCTCCACAGTAGTTCAGCTCCTGCCTCACCCTGCCAGCACCATCCACGTGGCCAAGGCCCCTCTGAGGCTCCTATGGCTCCTCAGCTGGGGCCAGGCAAGGAGGATGGTATGGTCTCTGGTACATGAGGCCGGATGCAAGGGGCCCTACTCAACCCAGTCCTCTACACACACAGGGACCCAGGCAGACCAGAGTGAGAGGCCCACGCTGCAGAACAGTCTCAGCTGTCCTCTGAGCAGGACCTTACACACAGGCGGGTTGGCCCCAGGCCCTACCTACCACTCACCGTGGGCAGAGGTAGTCTGCTGTCAGCTCAAGTGAGTCACTGTAGCCAAAGCGTCGCAGAATAGTCCATGTGGTCTCATGCCGTCCACGCTGGATGAAGAGTGTGTTCAGGAAGAGGAAGCCTGTGAAGGGCAGAGGCGGGTAGCACCTGGAACAACGCAGTCCTTTCCCCACATACTCAGGCTCAACAGAGCATCTGGCCTCACCATCCAGGGTTAGTCTGTTGTCCTGCACGCCGCCCACCACGTTCTTGCACACCACCCTCTTTACATCTTCCAGGGCCTGTGGGGCCAGAGGGTGGCCAAAGCAGGACTTctgtttccaaaaggaagtggtTTCACATCAGCCAAATGCCCCAGAACAGCAGAGCTCTATTACCTGAGGATGGGCAGTTGGGTCAGGGCACACCTGGAAAGCACTGAGCTCCTCATCGCTCAGTGCCTGGTCCAGGTCCTGGTCGGAGAGCCTGAAGATTCGAGTGAGGGCCTGGGTGCACGCAGGTTTCAGCTGCAGGAACATCTACTCAGCACCCTAGCAGCCTTTGGAAGGTCCACCCTGCCACTCCCATCTGCTCACTCTCCATACCCAGAGAAGCCACTGCCCACCTGCTTGGTCTCAGGGTCATACAGGGGGGCTGTGGGATGTAGAACAGCCTTCTGGGCATAGTAGAACAGCTCTGAGATGTTCTTCAGATGTTTGGCAGAACACTGTAAGAGCACAGCACAGGCTCATAAGGCAACCGAAGAGGACACAAATGTGGGGTCAGGCCGGCCACCATGACCACCTGCAATAGCAACTTGGTGCTTCTGTACTCACCAGAGCCCCTCTTCTTCTCGGCCTTCTCCCTGCTTACCTCCACACAGGTCTCTATCTCAGGAAACTGGCTCATGATGGGTAGCACAGCTTCCATGGTGCTTCCTGACCGCAGGTCCACCTTGTTGCCTACCAGGATGATGGGCAGCCTGGGAAGAAGCCCATGGTTACCAGGTACAGGGAGCCACTGGAGCTTAGTCCCACTCCTCCTCCCTGCCAAGGTCCTGCTTATTACCTGGGCCCCCTCTCAGTTCTCCCATtcaccagtggaatccacttggtTCGTATCTGAAAGGCAAATCCCGGCCATGAAGGGAGGCATCCCACCCAGTCCAAGGTCCCCACCCAGGGCCTGAACCAGGCTCAAGGAGAGGAGGGGAGCTTGAGGCTTAGGCCAGTAAGAGAAAACAATGGAAAGCAGGGCCGTGTCTAATCTGAGCAGCTACAAGCCCCTCCAGGCACACTGAGATCCTAGACCTCAGGCAGGCCCCGGACCTTTTTTCTAAGGCTATCTTTGTTGGAAAGGGAAAGGAAATGCTGGCTTAAATAGAGCAATCATCCAGGTGCTCTGTGGAGAAATAAGTACCAGAAGCCTGACCTCAACACAGAGATGTGGGGCTTCCTGAAATGCTTAATAGAGATGGGGCTGGTCACAGGCATGGACAAAACTTGCCCTAGGCCACTGACTACTACCTGGTCTGCACTGGGGACTGTTGACAGAGCCAGTGGCAGGGACTTGGGATGGATGGGGTGCTCCCTCCTGCTCACCTTCTCAATCGTGGTCTCGTTAGACACATcgtacaccacacacaccacatttGCCTGCAAGAACAGCAGCATGGCACAGGGTGACCAGAAGCTGCCCATTTACAGTGGACAGCTCAGACCATTCCACACACCCCAAGACTCCAGCATGTCTCAAGTGCTTCTGAGCAGCACAGGGTGCAGCTCCAAAGCCTGGCAAGCCCACCCTACCCTGGAACCTGACCAATTACTGCAGGTACCCATAGGGCAGGGTATCCCTGGCTGGATCACCCTGGGCCAGGCAGCTTCAGACAAGTCCCTCCCTGCCCCCAAGAGGGAGACACCAGGCCCCAGCACCACAGCTCTGTTTTGTAGGCCCAAGTGCTCAGGACAGACCCAGCCACACCCCTGAAGAGCAAGCTACTTGTAAGATGAGACTCCTGACTCCACCTCCCACTTTCAAGTCACAAGCAGCCAAAGTCCAGAGAAGGACAGCAATGTACCCTGTGAGGGCTGGGGGGCTGCCCCTGGGTTGTTGTGGCCTGCGCACAACTAGTGATGGATACAACCAGGATACAAAGGAGACTGCAAGAGCTAGATCCAGGGGCTCTGATAGCAGATGAGCCTGGAGATCCTGCGCAGTGGACCAGAGTACAGGGCAAGGGGACTGCAAAGGAGTTTAAGGGGAGACTGTGCCTCCTCAGATGCCGGGAAGGAGACGGAGGGAGGAACCTCTGCCTCTGGGCAGCACTGCAGGCACTAGACTGTCCTGGATCCCTGAAGGGGGTGTTGCAGGAGTCCCGCTCTGGATGCTGACTGTCAGGGCCGAGGACGGCCGGCGCCTCCATCCACGCAGCTCCCGCACCTTACGGATCTCCTCCAGGAGCTCCTCATCCGTCTGCTCGGCTTCTGGAGAGAGAGAACCCGCTGCAGGCGCGCGCGGACAGGCCCGGCACGGGCGCCGCGTGGGGCCTACCTGAGAAGTCCACGATGTGGGTGGGCACCCGCTCCGGCGTGACGGCGGCGGGGATGGTGATCTCCTCGGCGCGCGCGGGCACCTGCAAACAGGCGGCCTCAGCCCGCGCCCGACCCGCGCCCGGCCCGCGCCCGGCCCTCACCCGCCCGCCACTCCGGGCCTCCCGTGCGCACCTCTTCGGGGAACTCCTCGCCCACCAGCGACAGGATCAGCGACGTCTTCCCCACCTGGGCTGCGCGGACGGGTGGCCAGGCGGTCACGCTGGCGGCGAGACCACCGCGGCCCCACGCCCCCGCCAACGTCCCCGGCCCAGCGCATACCCTCGCCCAGCAACAGGATGCGCACGTCCCGCCTCATGGCTGTGCCCGGTGCCTCGCCCCCCCGCCCCGGCTGCAGCCCAGACCCTCCCCAGCCTTCCTCCTGGCGTTCCCCTAGCGCCCTCACTTCCGGTTCCCACCGCGGTGCTTGAGGGACACTTCCGGCCCCGACAGCGCAACCGCATCAGCGAGCCCTGCGGGGCAGAGGAGTCGAACTGTGCGGTTGCGCCACCACACGGGCGAGCCCGACACTGCAGGTGACGTGGGCGAAGGTTTGGAGACCTGAACGGCCCTCTTAGCTGGTAAGTGGAGCGACAGGGCCTTTGACTAGGAATTGGGCAGACTGGGGGAGATGACTTCAGGACTGGAGTGACCAGGGGAGGTGAAAGATGGGGCAATAATGAAACAATGTAGCACAATGTAATAAATGTGCATGTTTATTTAAATTCTAAAAGATAGGAACATCAACAACTCCTCAGAGTAAAAGGCAACaggtctttttgtttttgtttttgtttttagtgctggggatagaaaccagggcctcatacatgctagacaagtctctgccactgagctacatcccacgcCCTATTATTATCTATTCTGGTCACTCAAATTCAAAGGAGCTCGGTGCTGATGACTTAGAGTCCCAGCCTGTCCAGGCCATCTGGCTCTGCATGCCACGATCCCAACCTGGCTTTTCTGTAGGTGCCCAGCAGGCCATCAGGGACCTAAGACTGCAGTCACTCTGCATCCATGGCCCATGACCTCCCACACCAGGATCTCATTGTGGGCAGCTGTGAAGAGCAGCCTGGCAGATGGGGTGAACCTGCACAGGTGCACAGAGTCATCATGGCCAGTGAAGTCCTGGGCTACCCCTGACATGCAGTCCAAGAGCCTCAGTGTGCATTCTGTGGGTAGACAGCACAGGTGAGGAGGGCTAGGCAGTGCTCAGTGACCCCCAACCCTCCCTGGCCATGTCCCCAGCTAGGCATGGTGTTGGCATCAGGAAACCTGAGACCAGAGGGGTCAGGGCTGTAATCTCCACATGCTGGGGCCCACTGTGGAGGTCTTGGCAGGGTGAGGCAAGTCCTCCTTGGTGCTACAACTAATCTTCCACTCACACCCAGTGCCTCCTGCTGCTTCAGGAGTAAGCATCCTGAGGCACATGTAAGCTGAGTGTCTGGGAGGCAGGTGAGCCTGCCTGGCCCCACCTAAGACAGGCCCAAGTCTGTACCCACCACACTCACCAGCAAAGCCAATGGCTATGAAGCATGCCCCTGGAGACAGGCTCAGGGACATGGCAAAGAAGGGCAATGACATCTTCTCCACCACCTGTGGGGCAGCCAGTGTGAGGCTAGGGGTCTTGGCCTAGGCAGGGGGCACTCCTGCTTGGGGCCCAACCCAGGCTCCCTTGACCCCATGGCCCTATGGCCCTGGATGCCTGGGCTGCTGGCCCAAACAGGTATATATACACACCTGCTTCTGGCGGAGGCTGTAGAAGACTACCTCTTCATGTGCACCGAGGCCCACGCACACCAGCAGTGCCCCATCCCAAGGGCAGAAGGCAGCAAGGGAGGGTGGAGGGAGGCCTGAGGCCTAAAGACGGATGTAGCATGCTGTGGTGGAGTGGGCAGGCACTGTTCCCCCaaccctccctttttttttttttgttttgggggggggtactggggattgaactcaggggcactcgaccactcagccacactcccagccctattttgtatcttagagacagggtctcactgagttgttaagtgcctagcctagctttttttttttttttttttttttttgctgagactggctttgaactcatgatcctgcctcagcctcccaagccactgggattaccagaatgtgccaccacatctgcccccaccaacacacacactttttttgtggtgctggggattgaacatgtgcatgtgaggcaagcactctaccaactgacctaTGTCCCCAGCCTCCCAGCCCCCCTCCcactttttaatctttatttgttttatgttctgttaagaatcaaacccagtgcctcacactcaccaggcgggcactctaccactgagccacaatcccagccccaccacTGGGATGCTTACCTCCAAGGTGGCAGGTGCTGGGAAGCTCAACCAGTCCAGGAGGTCGCAGCAATCCCGCAGCCAGTCAGAGGCCCAGACGCTGATCCTTTGGTCCCCACTAGCAGCCAGCCACAGGTCTGTGCCCTCCACCCCTAGATCTCCATACTGGGGAAGTGAGGGCTGTGGGCACCTCCTGCCCTGTGCACCACCCTCCCGCCCTGCCACAGCCCAGGACCCTCCCACAGCCTGCTCAACCTTTTTACTTGTGCTCTGGATGGTAGAGATGGGGGCACCCTGGTGGTCACTCAACACACGGAAGGTTATCCCTGTGCGGAGGCGGCTcacagccacaaccccatccttgTCTCCAGAGAGGATGGTTTGACCTGGGCCAGGTGGGAACATGGATACCTTGTGAGTCAGACCCCAACCTGGAGATCTGATCTGGGCCTGGGCAGGGGAAGCCACTGCTGCCCTGTGCAGTCCTGGTCCTCACCATCAGTGGAAAAGGCCAGGGCCATAAGGGCAGCCCGGTGGGGTTGCATCTTGAGCTCCATTGAGGTACGGGCAATGCTGAATACGCGCAGTGTGCCATCGCTGTAGCCGGCCACCACCTGCTGCTGCTCTGGATGTCCACAGGATGGGGGGCTCCATGCAAGACAGAGGCAGCTCTGGATATCCATATAGGGGAGATCAGCACTACCCCACGGACAAGGCCAAAGCCAGAGGGAGGGCTCAGCAGGCAGGATGCATGGTGGCCTGGGCCCTGACATACCTGGTTCAGCACCTGGAACTGAATCACCAGCTCCATGCTGGCCAAGGACCACACCCGTACACTGCCGTCCTCACCCCCTGTGGCACAGTGAGACTCGTCTGGACTGAAGACCACCTCGTTCACCTGTAGAACCCGGGCAGCTGGGTCTgggcctttcttttctttttttttggtactggggattaaacccaggggcacctaaCTATTGAACAACATGCCcagccagcccccccccccctttttaaatGTAACATTTTTTCTATAGCTTTatttatccatctatctatttatttatttgggtacaggggattgaactcaggggcactcgaccattgagccacatccccagccctattttgtattttatttagagatagggtctcacacaGTTGCTTACTGcatcactattgctgaggctggctttgaactcatgatccccctgcctcagtctccagagcccatggcattacaggtgtgtgtcactgcgcCCAGCTACcttattcatttattcttatgtggtgctgaggattgaacccagggcctcacatgtgctaggcaaatgctctaccactgagccacaactccagcccttattttttatattagtgaccctatctcactaagttgcttagggcctcattaagttgctgaggctgaccttgaattttccatccttttgcctcagcctcccaggtggcTGAGATAACAGGCCTGGCCACTgtgcctgggctggggctgggccttTCTGATCTAAGCTTCCAGGTCAAGGCAAGAATACCCTTCTGCTGCCCAAGTCTGCCTGGTCCACCACACCCACATGGGTGGACCCCACATGCCCCTGGGACTTGGGATTCCACAGAAAACCCTGGCAGCATCTGAGACACAGTGATGTGACTTGTCTCCAGAGGGATGTAGATTGCAGACGAGCCCAGCAGACACCCCTGCTGTTGTGGTGGTCATGACAGTGGTGGCCTGCAGTGCTCAGCATACATCAAGGCAGATAGCAGATGTGTCATCATGCAGCTGCCAGTTGGCAATTGAGATTTTGGAGAAAGGGTGGCACAGATGCCACACTCTAATGTGGCACAACCAAACAGCCTGGAGCTGAACCTGTTTCAGGTACCCGTGTGAATTCTTGATACGTCTCACCCAAGAGGACTCAGGGTGCAATAGCTCAAGAGGCAGAGGGCTGGCCTAGCACACATTCGACCCCAGCTCAGTTCAGAAGAGCAAGAGTGGGCCCAGAATGTGGCCTCTGAGCCCTGCAGTCCCATACCACCTGAGTGCCACCAGTGACAACCAGCTCAGCTCAAGGACTCGGGACACACATGGTATGCCAATACACTGGAAGTACTTGGCCATAAAGTGGAAGCACTAACAATAGCGACAGCTGGGATGCACCTGAGGACGGGTGCTCAAGGAGAGAGGCTGGACACAGTCCACTCATAGGAACTGTCCAGAAAGAGCACATCCATGTGGATAGAAAGCCAACTTGTGGCTGCCGGGGCTGAGAggaggggaaaaggggacactgacAGGTATGAGGTGTCTTTTTGGGGTGATGAGAATGCTCTGACATTGAGTGTGTAATGATTGATAACTCGATGGAAGATGCTAGAACCACTGACTTTAATGGGATGATGACTGGGTATGGGGTGCACACCTGTCCTAGTaacctgggaagctgaggcaggaggatcccaagttcaaggccagcctcagcaacttagcaagaccctctctgaaaataaaaaataaaaagggctagcaatgtggctcagtggcagagtgcccctgggttcaatccctggaacaaacaaacaaacaaaaaatcaactcaacctcaggctggctgggcacaatggcacactCCTCTAAAAGCAGATCCAACCAGACCCTGACCAGACCCTGACCCTCTAGAGACCCAACCAGAATAGACAACAACCCAGCCAGAACTGACCTGATTCCGAGCAGACCTGACTCAGATCTGACCAAACCCTGACCAGACTCAAGCTGACCCAGCCAGAACCAAACCTGACCAGACCTGCCTGGCCTCCTACCAACCCCAGGCTTCAACCGCACTGGATGGTATTTGCACAGCCAGTGTGGGAGGTGCTGGGACAGATGGCACAGGCCTTCAATAAGTGAGTTTAAGAAGAAAGGAAGATAGGAAAGGTCTAGAAGCCTGCAGAACACCTCAGGCCCCTG is a window encoding:
- the Rhbdl1 gene encoding rhomboid-related protein 1 isoform X1, with the protein product MDRSSLLQLIQEQQLDPENTGFIGADTFAGLVHSHELPLDPAKLDMLVALAQSNERGQVCYQELVDLISSKRSSSFKRAIANGQRSLPRDGLLDEPGLGVYKRFVRYVAYEILPCEVDRRWYFYRHRSCPPPVFMASVTLTQIIVFLCYGARLNKWVLQTYHPEYMKSPLVYHPGHRARAWRFLTYMFMHAGLEQLGFNALLQLMIGVPLEMVHGLLRISLLYLAGVLAGSLTVSITDMRAPVVGGSGGVYALCSAHLANVVMNWAGMRCPYKLLRMVLALVCITRSACRTSAAGGWCCSPMALSCSSPSSGTSLPMICWVPTSPHRPDLLPGPPRLGQACGGLTTRQACMFPLVNRHLKAAALCGAGGPCSPLS
- the Rhbdl1 gene encoding rhomboid-related protein 1 isoform X2, with protein sequence MDRSSLLQLIQEQQLDPENTGFIGADTFAGLVHSHELPLDPAKLDMLVALAQSNERGQVCYQELVDLISSKRSSSFKRAIANGQRSLPRDGLLDEPGLGVYKRFVRYVAYEILPCEVDRRWYFYRHRSCPPPVFMASVTLTQIIVFLCYGARLNKWVLQTYHPEYMKSPLVYHPGHRARAWRFLTYMFMHAGLEQLGFNALLQLMIGVPLEMVHGLLRISLLYLAGVLAGSLTVSITDMRAPVVGGSGGVYALCSAHLANVVMNWAGMRCPYKLLRMVLALVCMSSEVGRAVWLRFSPPLPSSGPQPSFMAHLAGAVVGVSMGLTILRSYEERLQDQCGWWVVLLAYGTFLLFAIFWNIFAYDLLGAHIPPPP